A region of bacterium DNA encodes the following proteins:
- the dnaK gene encoding molecular chaperone DnaK, producing the protein MSKIIGIDLGTSNSAAAVLEGGKPTIIPSAEGASIGGKAFPSYVAFTKDGQRLVGEPARRQAVSNPEGTVQAIKRKMGTDYKVKIFGKEYTPQQISAFILQKIKQDAEAFLGDKVTQAVITVPAYFNDNQRQATKDAGTIAGLEVLRIINEPTAACLAYGIDKAEKEHKILVFDLGGGTLDVTIMDMWYDPDGKKSGFEVISTSGDTQLGGTDMDNAIIDYIANEFKRDNGIDLRKDKMAVQRLREAGEKAKIELSGTLETEINLPFITADAQGPKHMQMKFTRAKLEQLITPIIERCRKPVQQALSDAKLTPNDIHKIILVGGPTRMPSVQKFVEDLCGKKIERGVDPMECVAMGAAVQAGVLQGEVKHVTLLDVTPLSLGIETLGGIFTKLIERNTTIPTKKSQVFSTAADNQPAVDIHILQGERQMSRDNTELGRFELVGIPPAPRGMPQIEVTFDIDANGILHVTAKDLGTKKEQSIRITAPTKLSKDEIDKMVKDAERFAEEDKKRKELTEAKNEADSLVYNTEKSLKEYGDKVDDSIKQDINGKLEELKKVSQGEDAKEIKSASEALMKASHKLAEVVYAEAAKKQGAGGSGTGGSGAGDFGAGAAGGFGAGEEGGTPGAGEEGTGAKKEEAVEADYEVVDEEEKKKKK; encoded by the coding sequence AATTGATTTAGGGACTTCGAATTCAGCGGCAGCTGTTTTGGAGGGAGGAAAACCGACAATTATACCCTCTGCCGAAGGGGCCAGTATCGGCGGGAAAGCGTTCCCGTCATATGTAGCTTTTACAAAAGACGGGCAAAGGCTTGTGGGTGAACCCGCGCGCAGGCAGGCGGTGTCCAACCCGGAGGGGACGGTCCAGGCGATAAAGCGGAAAATGGGAACGGACTACAAGGTAAAGATTTTCGGCAAGGAATATACTCCCCAGCAGATATCCGCCTTTATTCTACAGAAAATTAAACAGGACGCTGAAGCTTTTTTAGGAGATAAGGTTACCCAGGCGGTCATCACGGTCCCCGCGTATTTTAATGATAACCAGAGGCAGGCGACAAAAGACGCGGGAACAATCGCCGGGCTTGAAGTTTTAAGAATTATTAATGAACCGACAGCCGCATGCCTCGCCTATGGAATCGATAAGGCCGAAAAAGAACACAAGATCCTTGTTTTTGATTTGGGCGGGGGGACATTGGATGTGACAATAATGGACATGTGGTATGATCCGGACGGGAAAAAGAGCGGGTTTGAGGTTATATCGACAAGCGGTGACACGCAGTTGGGCGGTACCGACATGGACAACGCCATAATTGATTATATCGCGAATGAATTTAAAAGGGACAATGGCATTGACCTCCGCAAAGATAAGATGGCCGTACAAAGGCTTCGTGAAGCGGGTGAAAAAGCGAAGATAGAACTTTCAGGGACACTTGAAACTGAAATAAACCTTCCTTTTATTACCGCTGACGCGCAGGGTCCCAAACACATGCAGATGAAATTTACCCGCGCGAAACTGGAACAGCTGATTACGCCCATTATTGAAAGGTGCAGGAAACCGGTCCAGCAGGCGCTGTCCGATGCGAAATTGACGCCTAACGATATACATAAAATTATACTTGTCGGCGGGCCGACCAGGATGCCGTCGGTCCAGAAATTTGTTGAAGATTTATGTGGGAAGAAAATTGAGCGTGGTGTTGATCCGATGGAATGCGTGGCAATGGGCGCGGCCGTCCAGGCAGGGGTTCTGCAGGGCGAGGTGAAACATGTTACGCTCCTGGATGTCACGCCGCTTTCACTTGGAATAGAAACACTGGGAGGCATTTTTACAAAGCTCATTGAAAGAAACACGACAATTCCCACAAAAAAGAGCCAGGTTTTTTCGACCGCGGCAGACAACCAGCCCGCAGTGGATATTCATATCCTGCAGGGTGAAAGGCAGATGTCGCGAGACAACACGGAATTGGGCCGGTTTGAACTCGTGGGTATTCCGCCCGCGCCGAGAGGCATGCCCCAGATAGAGGTCACGTTTGATATCGACGCGAACGGCATTTTGCATGTTACGGCAAAGGATTTGGGGACCAAAAAAGAGCAGAGTATCCGTATAACGGCCCCGACAAAATTGTCAAAAGATGAAATTGATAAAATGGTCAAAGACGCGGAGAGGTTCGCGGAGGAGGATAAGAAAAGGAAGGAATTGACGGAAGCAAAGAACGAAGCCGACAGCCTGGTGTATAACACGGAAAAATCCCTGAAGGAATACGGCGATAAAGTTGATGATTCAATTAAGCAGGACATTAACGGGAAACTGGAAGAGTTGAAGAAAGTAAGCCAGGGCGAAGACGCGAAAGAGATAAAATCGGCGTCTGAGGCGTTGATGAAAGCGTCTCATAAACTCGCGGAAGTTGTATACGCGGAAGCCGCGAAAAAACAGGGCGCGGGAGGGTCCGGGACCGGCGGGTCGGGCGCTGGTGATTTTGGCGCGGGCGCGGCAGGCGGTTTTGGAGCAGGCGAAGAGGGTGGGACACCGGGTGCGGGTGAAGAAGGCACAGGTGCCAAAAAAGAAGAGGCTGTTGAGGCCGATTATGAAGTCGTGGATGAGGAAGAAAAGAAGAAAAAGAAATAG